The window TTCATATTTAGTATACTTTGCCATTTAAAATCTCCATATTTTTTTATAATTGATTAATTTTGTCAGACAAAATATTCTTTCATTTTCAAAATAGAACCTAAGTCCAACTTTATAATTATATGATATTTTTTTATTATTACATTTTTAATAAAGAAAACCATTTTTAAACCCAATATTTTAATATATTGATTTTTGTTTAATAAATAATACAAATAGTGAATAAAATAAAAGAGATTAAATTAAAAAATACATATAGGAAAAATATGAAAATCACTTGAATTGGTACAGGGATAATGGGTAAAGCAATGTTAAATAGACTTGCTAGTCATGGTCACATTATTCATGCTTATAATAGAACTTATGAAAAAATGAATGATTTAAATCATCCAAATATTTTGAAATTTAGATCAATTAAAGATGCTGTAAAAGATACTAATATTATTATGACTATGGTGGGTTATCCATCTGATGTTTTAGACATCTATTTAAATGATGAATATGGTATTTTTAATTATGTTTCAAGTGAACAAATTTGTATAGACTTCACTACATCTTCTCCTAATTTTGCTGTTCAGTTAGCTAACAATTCTAAAGGTATTAAAGTTTTAGATGCTCCTGTAACTGGTGGTGATATAGGTGCACTAAATGGAACACTATCTATAATGGTTGGTGGGGATTTTGAAACTTTTAAAAAAGTTGAAAGTATTCTAAAAATATTAGGGAATAAAATTAATTACTTTGGTAGTGCTGGTAAAGGACAACATGCTAAATTATTTAATCAAATTTTAGTTGCAGTTAATACTTTTGCAACAGCAGAAGTTTTAAACTATTGTAAAAAGAATAATGTTGATATTGAAGCTGCTTACAAAGTTTTTGATAAAACTATTGGTAACAACTGACAACTTAAAAATAATGGAATCAAAATGTTAAGTAGTGATTTGAAACCAGGATTTTATATCAAGCATTTCATTAAAGATTTAAAACTAGTTAAAGAAAATGAAAATGATTATTTATATGGTTTAAATGAAATATTAAAACTATATCAAGATTTTGCTAATCAAAATGAATTGGTAAATGAATTAGGAACTCAATCTATTTATGAATTACTGAAAAATATAGGGGAGAAATAATATGAAAATCGGATGACTTTCACATGACAATAGTTTTAATGAATTAGTTAATAATTTAATTTTTTCTAATCATGAAATTCTTTACTATATTAAAAATAATTCTAGTTTTAAAACAAATAAAAATTTATTAAGAGTTGATTCAGTTGATGAATTATTAAATTCAGATATTGAAGTTATTTTTACTTATTTTAATAATTCAACAGAAGCTTATTCAATTTTTTTTAAAGATATTATTAATAAATGTAAACATTTAAATAAAAAAGTAACATTAATTGATTTATCTTCAATTTCTGTAAACTTAGTAGAAAAGATTTTATTAAAAACAGAATACATTGATTATTTAAGTGCTCCTATTATTAGATACTCTAATAGTTTTAATCAACTATTTTACACTATGCCAATTAGTGGTAAGAAGTTTATTTTTGATAAAGTAAGTAATTTATTAGCAGATCTAGAAATTGATTATTTTTACTGTGGTGGATTAGCTTCAGCACAAGTATTAAACTCAGCTAGTGCAATGCTAAATTCTTTTGTTACCCTTGGTGTTTTTGAAGCAATTAATTATGCTATCTCAAACCAACTTGATTTGAACACTTTATATGAAGCAGTAAGTTCTGGTGCTGGAAGCAGTAATCTTTTATCTCAATTTTTTAAAAAGATTATCAATAAGGACTTTGATGATTTAAATGATAATTTAATTAATGCATCTCATCTTGTTTCTAATGTTTTAGTTGATAACAAAAATAACAATTATGATTTTTTATTATCTAAAGTAATTTATGGGATCTTAAAAAGACAAGGTAATAATACAGTTAACTTGGATGTTAACACTTTAGCAAAATTCTATAATTTGAATTTATTAAATACTAATAATTCTATAGACAACAATTTTACTGATTTTGATAACAGTAATGGTTTTAA is drawn from Malacoplasma penetrans HF-2 and contains these coding sequences:
- a CDS encoding NAD(P)-dependent oxidoreductase, producing MKITWIGTGIMGKAMLNRLASHGHIIHAYNRTYEKMNDLNHPNILKFRSIKDAVKDTNIIMTMVGYPSDVLDIYLNDEYGIFNYVSSEQICIDFTTSSPNFAVQLANNSKGIKVLDAPVTGGDIGALNGTLSIMVGGDFETFKKVESILKILGNKINYFGSAGKGQHAKLFNQILVAVNTFATAEVLNYCKKNNVDIEAAYKVFDKTIGNNWQLKNNGIKMLSSDLKPGFYIKHFIKDLKLVKENENDYLYGLNEILKLYQDFANQNELVNELGTQSIYELLKNIGEK